One genomic segment of Motacilla alba alba isolate MOTALB_02 chromosome 1A, Motacilla_alba_V1.0_pri, whole genome shotgun sequence includes these proteins:
- the SLC38A1 gene encoding sodium-coupled neutral amino acid transporter 1 codes for MPFKAGLELTELQNMTVPEDDNISNDSNDFTEVENGQINSKFISDRESRRSLTNSHLEKKKCDEYIPGTTSLGMSVFNLSNAIMGSGILGLAFALANTGILLFLLLLVSVTLLSIYSIHLLLVCSKETGCMVYEKLGEQIFGTPGKMIVFGSTSLQNVGAMLSYLFIVKNELPSAIKFLMGKEETFSEWYVDGRILVVTVTLFIILPLCLLKNLGYLGYTSGFSLSCMVFFLVVVIYKKFQIPCDGQGLNATSSILSNSSEHTCKPKYVIFNSKTVYALPTIAFAFVCHPSVLPIYSELKDRSQKKMQLVSNISFFAMFLMYFMTAIFGYLTFYENVQSDLLHKYQSKDDILILTVRLAVIVAVILTVPVLFFTVRSSLFEMARKTKFDLCRHIFVTLVLLVIINLLVIFIPSMKDIFGVVGVTSANMLIFILPSSLYLKITQQDGSKLTQRIWAALFLALGVLFSLVSIPLVIYDWVQSGGSAEGH; via the exons ATGCCGTTCAAAGCTGGATTAGAACTGACCGAATTGCAGAATATGACTGTCCCTGAAGATGATAACATCAGCAATGATTCAAATGATTTCACAGAGGTGGAAAATGGCCAGATAAATAG CAAGTTTATTTCGGATCGAGAAAGCAGAAGAAGTCTCACAAACAGCCACCTCGAGAAGAAGAAATGTGATGAATAT ATCCCAGGAACTACTTCACTGGGAATGTCCGTCTTCAACCTTAGCAATGCAATTATGGGCAGTGGGATTTTGGGTCTTGCTTTTGCCTTGGCCAACACaggaattctccttttttt GCTGCTTTTGGTTTCGGTCACGCTGCTGTCTATTTATTCAATACATCTCCTGTTGGTGTGTTCAAAGGAAACAG GCTGCATGGTGTATGAAAAGCTTGGTGAGCAGATCTTTGGTACTCCAGGGAAAATGATTGTCTTTGGATCTACATCTCTTCAGAATGTTGGAG caATGTTGAGCTATCTCTTCATAGTCAAAAATGAGCTGCCTTCTGCCATAAAGTTTCtaatgggaaaagaagaaactttttc GGAATGGTACGTGGATGGGCGGATTCTTGTTGTCACAGTGACGTTATTTATCATCCTCCCTTTATGTCTCCTGAAGAACTTAG gaTACCTTGGCTATACCAGTGGATTTTCATTAAGCTGCATGGTATTTTTCCTGGTAGTG GTTATTTACAAGAAGTTTCAAATTCCCTGTGATGGACAAGGGCTAAATGCAACATCATCTATCCTATCAAATAGCTCAGAACATACGTGTAAGCCAAAGTATGTTATCTTTAATTCCAAG ACCGTGTACGCTTTGCCCACCATTGCTTTTGCATTTGTGTGCCACCCATCAGTCCTCCCGATTTACAGCGAACTTAAAGA ccgttcacagaaaaaaatgcagttggTTTCAAATATCTCATTTTTTGCCATGTTTCTGATGTACTTTATGACTGCCATATTTGGCTATTTGACTTTCTACG AGAATGTGCAGTCAGATCTGCTTCACAAATACCAGAGCAAAGATGACATCCTCATCCTGACCGTGCGCTTGGCTGTGATCGTGGCGGTGATTCTCACCGTGCCAGTGCTGTTTTTCACT GTGCGTTCATCATTATTTGAGATggccagaaaaacaaaatttgacTTATGCCGTCATATTTTCGTTACTCTTGTTCTTTTGGTTATCATCAACCTGTTAGTCATTTTTATCCCATCCATGAAGGATATTTTTGGAGTTGTAG GGGTCACTTCTGCCAATATGCTGATCTTCATTCTTCCTTCATcgttgtatttaaaaattacacagCAGGATGGATCAAAGTTGACTCAGAGGATCTGG gCTGCTCTTTTTTTGGCACTGGGGGTATTGTTTTCCCTAGTGAGCATTCCCTTGGTCATCTATGACTGGGTACAATCAGGAGGCAGTGCTGAAGGCCACTGA